ATCTTTCCATTGTCAGGATTGAACAATCTATAACCTTTTGAGTTCTCATCATAACCAATGAAAACAAACTTCTCACTTCTATCATCCAGCTTGGACCTGTGTTGTTTTGGAACATGTACATAAGCAATAGATCCAAAAACTCGCAAATGGGACATACTAGGCTTCTGTTTACTCCAGGCTTCTTGAGGGATCACATCTTTCAAACTCTTAGTTGGACACCGATTTGAAAGATACACAGCACATGCAACTGCTTCAGCCCAAAACTCTTCTGGCATATTTTTACTCTTCAGCATTGATCTCGCCATATTCATAATCGTTCTATTCTTCCTCTCTGCAACTCCATTTTATTGGGGTGATCCTGGAACGGTCAAGAACCTCAGAATTCCATGCAACtcacaaaaacttttaaattcaTTAGAAGTAAACTCTCCTCCTCTATCAGTTCTCAAAGATTTTATCTTATAACCACTCTCTTTCTCAACAagagttttgaatttttttaaaagaatcaaAAGCATCAGATTTattctctaaaaaataaatccaagtctTTCTAGTATAATCATCAAtgaaaaacacaaaataagaACTTTTACCAAGCGATTGAAGATTAATTGGACCACAAACATCTGAATGAATAAGATGGAGTGGCTTAGTAGTTCTGGAGATGGATTGCTTAGGAAAGCTCTTTCTTGAATGCTTTCCAAGTAAACATGCTTCACATAACTGTCTCGGATGATCAATAACCGAAATATCCTTCACCATTTTCTTTCTTCCTAAatctttcaaattttcaaaattcaaatgccCGAATCTTATATGCCAAATCCATGATGTATCTTTCACACAAGCTTTCAAACACATAGCTTCACCTGCTTTCATATCCAGTATGAACATCTGATTCTTTGTCATCGCCACTTTGGCAATAAGATTACCATCACGATCTTTAAGCCATAGAGTACGCCCTTCCATATTAATTTTACAACCATTCTCCAAAAGCTGGCAAATACTCAAAATATTGCTTTTCAATTTTGGAATATAATAAACATTTTGGAGAAGTTTTATGACTGCCATGTTTTGTCTCAAATAAAACTGTACCTTTGCCATGAATTTTCACCCTTGTGTCATCGCCAAATCGCACATTACCACTAACTTTAGTATTGAGTTCCACGAACTTGCTTTTATCTCCAGTCATATGATTGCTGGCACCATTATCAAGGTACCAAGAAGTCTTGTGAGTCATGGTTTCTTCCTTACTAGAAAAGAATAAAGCTTGATCTGCTTCATTATCTTGGCGTTCTACAAACTTTGTCTCCTCTTCTACTGCTTCATTTTGACATTCCCAAGAATAATGGCTTTACTTACTACAAGAGTAACATTGCGCTCTAGTTTTATCATTTTTCTTTTCGTACACCCCATAATTgcttcttcctcttcctctgCCACGGCCtctatgaaaattttgatttctattttcattgaaagagttttgttcGCCTCTTCCTTGACCACGTCCATATCCACGACCACGGCCTCTTCCACAGAGTTGTCCACGACCACCTCTAGTAGAAGAATCACCTCTTGATTTGCTAAAGGATTTTGTTAGCAAAGTCTGATCAATATGTTCTTGTTTTCCACGATTCATTCTTTCTTCATGCGCACACAAAGATCCACACAATTGATCAATTGTCATGGTCTCAGTGTCTTTTGACTCTTCAATGGCAACCACAACATgattaaatttcatattaaGAGATCGCAAAATTTTCTCAACTACACGAACATCTTCTATTCTTTCTCCAAGTCTCTTCATTTGATTAATTACCACCAACACTCTTGtggtataattttgatatgATTTCACTCTCCTTCATAAAAAGTGAATCAAACTCAGCCCTTAGAGTTTGAAGCCGAACTTTCTTTACTTTCTCAACTCCCATGACAGAGTTTTGAAGAGTCTCCCAAGCCTGCTTCGAGGTAGTATTAATAGCCACCTTTTCGAACATATCATCATCCAAACCTTGGTGAACGATGGTGAGAGCACTTTGatctttctttctctctttctccAAAGCATCTCTTTGGACTTGATTTAATGCCGCCTCATCTTCAACCGGCTCAAAACCATTTTCAACAATATCCTACACACCTTGTGAACCAAGGATACCTTTCATTCTATTTGACCAATTTTCATAATTAGTTTTAGTGAGTTGTGgatattgaaaagaaaaagaattccCTCTCGATGACATTTCACTATTATGGATTTGATATCACTTTGTTGGAAGATGGTAGGCCCTTTGATTAAAATACTCACAAAACACTCCACacacaaaagaaagaaagaaaggaagcaatttgttttaaactatttgtatttttttttttgaaatgaaacATTACATGGCtttatatattagtatataaAATGAATGTACATGAACTTATTAAACTTCAACTTAATTACTACAATACAAACTTATGGATTTAATGCATGTAACTTTCATGTAACATATCTATTAATTAAACTTAGCAAATTTAACTTTAACTTAACAATTAACTCATGCAAACTAAGTTTAATTCATTACGTTTCTTACTTTGATTTAATTCAAGTTTAACTTATAACATTAGTCTAGTCTGATACTTATTTAATGAACAACAAGCTGGTGATCGAAAAAGTTTTTGAATCTTTAATATTTTCTAACATTGCTAATGTATCCAAATCATTCTTTCTATAAGATAATCTGAAATAGTGATTATACTGCAGTTGACTTATTTCAAAATCAGAATAGCCCATTTTACTATAAAATTGAGTTGAAGGACGAGAGGAAGAATTTGAAAGAGATATGACAGAGAGGAAGTGAAAAGTGAAAAGTAAAAAGAAGTCGGTAATACTATAAATAGGTAAGCAGGTAACAAGCCACCAACAACGATCTAATCAATGGTGagaaattgaaatttagtcTAATGATTGAAAATTCATCGTTACCTAATAATTGATCAATATTTAAGTGtatatgaaataatattattgtataaaaaattaatttttttaaatagagtaattattaatttcagtagtcaaatttaataaataaaaatgtgatactttatttaaataaaaaatatacattaaaTTTTACTGTGTgcaatttattaagaataataaatattctaaaaaatatatagaataacCAATGTGTATGAGAAAACAAAGAGAATGTATTATAAATAAGAAAGAGAAAATGTATGTCGTGGATAAGAGAGAAAACAAAATGTTGTGTAAAAGAGAGAAAAGGGAACCAATGGGCgttggttcaagtggtaagcAGTTTGATATTGTTTAAACAAGGACTCAGGTTCGAGTTTTGTGAATGCTGAAAATCTCCACTGACAGACTCACTCACCATGCTAGGTGCGCTACGCGGGTcagatccggattagtcagggcgaaactCTGAAAACCGGATGAGCTAtcaaaaaaagagagaaaaaaaagaaagtattatgtaagaaaaaaaaataaatatgttgtatggttaaaaaaaattgacacatGTGTAGAGGACCACAAATTGgacaaaaaaataacttttccACCCAATTTTTCAGAAAACCGGATTCATCCTGTTTTGGTCAGAAACCGAATTTTTCCAGTTCAACCCGATTTTTGACCGATTTTTTAACTATGAATTTTTTACCTATAACTGGACCAGACATCCGACTGGTTCCTGGTTAATCCGATTCGACCGGCCGCCTGATCCGGTTTTAACAACATTGCTAGAAACTACAAACTTCCAAATGATTGCTCCGTAATTAAAGATCGGgaaatttttatctaaattcgGTTCATGAAAAATCCATGCACCTATTcaatgaggtgttagagaaatgagaaaaaagagaaaataatgagaagagagagaaaattgtattagattttctaacacTTTATTAGATAGGTGCATGTAAATTCATGAACCAGATTAGAATTTTCCATTtctatcaaaaatttaaatttaatccattaaaataaatcatgctACTAACATTCCCCTcatatttatgaatattaatcaaaattgaaagcccttactttatttataatatgtTAATTGTATTTTCTTTAATATGATTGACTATTTAATTCattgtaattaattttgattgtaAAAGGCTCATCTTGAAATCGAAATTTAGTTATCGACCCGAAATCAAACGGAATCACAAAATATGGTTACACATTATCGGCTTTaattcttaaaattaaaaatttagttttaatttatatataattcggCACagtcggtttttaatttttgaccGAATAGCTCAACGTAACGGAGTAGACGATTTGAATTCAGCCCATGGCCCAATTAAATTTGCTTTTGATATTAGAAGAAATTACACCATATACGAAAAAACCTATAAATAATTACCAAAATACTGCACTTAATTTCTAATTACATATGTAAGTATCGTAAGCGGGGATTGATTTGTCTAGTGACGTTGAATGAAAGCTAAGAGTTAGAATCCTCCTAATCTTGATTAAGTGAAATAGTTTTACGTAGGACTTCTTAAAATAAGATATTAAAGAGAAGTGAGTGAAGAAAGAACTCAAAAACCCTAGCCCAAGCAATCATGGATCGTCtttcttcttcctcaagaaACCATATGTGCTGCCAGGGGCGGACCTAGGAAGAGCGTATGGTGGGCAACtgcccaccttataattttgaGTCTCTTTAAAAACACGTTGatatgaaattgaaaattataattttgtcaccttaaattatatagtttgcccaccttaaaatttatttgttgtcAATTTTACTTATCTTATAAAGTTTCAATATAATTTTGACcaccttataaaatatttctgggTCCGCCATTGTGTGCTGCCATCACTTCCGCAGAGATTTAGTCTCATCTCTGTCAAAAATCTCATCATCTCCGTCAAAAATCTCACCATCTCCGTCAAAAACACAATCTTCAACCCCATCATCTCCGTCAAAAACCTCATCCTCAACTCCGTCAAAAACCTCATCCTCAACTCCGTCAAATTCAAAGACCATGACGTACCTTATCGAGAAATATCATTTTAGTGTCTCAAAG
This region of Mercurialis annua linkage group LG1-X, ddMerAnnu1.2, whole genome shotgun sequence genomic DNA includes:
- the LOC126672784 gene encoding uncharacterized protein LOC126672784; this encodes MKRLGERIEDVRVVEKILRSLNMKFNHVVVAIEESKDTETMTIDQLCGSLCAHEERMNRGKQEHIDQTLLTKSFSKSRGDSSTRGGRGQLCGRGRGRGYGRGQGRGEQNSFNENRNQNFHRGRGRGRGRSNYGVYEKKNDKTRAQCYSCIEEETKFVERQDNEADQALFFSSKEETMTHKTSWYLDNGASNHMTGDKSKFVELNTKLLENGCKINMEGRTLWLKDRDGNLIAKVAMTKNQMFILDMKAGEAMCLKACVKDTSWIWKKENGEGYFGY